tctcattcaaatatttcaatatgtATAGTACCTGAACCAGTTAAAAGATGCTTTCATTCTGTTCATTAGTTATCCATCTGTTCCCTGTTCCCGTGGATGGCTACTGCATGTCGAGCGATAATCGGCGGATTGGCAACTGCCTGAATGCATACGAGtgccgccagaaggacggtcAGGCGAGGGGGGAGTGTGCCATGGGGTTCGGGGTGTGCTGCGTGTTCCTGGCCAGCTGCAACACTACGATTACCAACAACGTGACCTACATTGTGTCGCCGGAATTCCCCAGCTTCATGCCCAGCAACTTCACAGGCTGCAGTCTGCGGGTAAAGATGATGAGCGACGAGATCAGCCAGGTGCGGATTGACTTCCATCACTTTACACTGGGCCAGCCAAACCGAAGAACCGGAGTGTGCGAAGGCGATATCTTCAGCATAGGTGGTGGACCAGGCGGAAACTTCTCCCTATGCGGCCAAAACAGTGGTCAGCACTGTGAGTATACATGTGTGTAAGCTGCCTGAGTAAATAACTGATGCTCCTTTTTTTCAGTGTACTACGATGTGGGGACACGGGCGTCGCCACGACAATCTACTTTGTACGGCAGTCTGCGCCCTGTGGATGCGAGTACTGGCCCTAGCAACTCCACCCCCACGGGCGATCGCTTCATCGACATCAGTCTGAGCCTGTCCAGTCGCCTTCTGCCGCTCCGCATTTGGGAGATGAGTGTGGTGCAGATCCCCTTCAGCCAACGAGCTCCGGCGGGTTGCCTACAATATCACACCGGCACCGAGGGCATTATGCAAACCTTTAACTTCGCCGAGAATGGTCGACATTTGGCCAATCAAAACTATCGGATTTGTGTGCGCCAGGAGCTGGACATGTGCTCCATTATGTACCAGCCATGCGATGAGCAGTCCTTCCGCATCGGCGGAGGTGGGCGAATGGCAAGCCGAGGTGGTGGCACCTCTGAAGCAGCAGCGACAACGGCAACGTCGAGTCCTGCTCCAGCCCAGTCAGATGCAGCaggtgcaacagcaacaacattagGCAATGCTGCAGTGACCACTACAGCACCTACTTCTAGCACCCTCATGCAGATGCTAGCCAACATGGCAAACTCCACAACCACAACGCTGATGACCATGATGAGCGGAAATTCGACTCTGGCTGCCAGTTCAGTATCATCGGGCagtaccagcagcagcagcagtagcagcaccGCTGCCATGAGCACGACGACAACATCAACCACTCCCACACCGCTCCGATCCAGTACAGAGGCATCTACCACCTCGGCAGCACCTGCATCTTCGCCAGCCAGCGATGATGTGGAGGGATCGGGTGGTGAGGTAGGCGATGATGAGGATGACGACGGTGGGTTTCTCTTCTTCAGGAGTCGTCCCACCACGGAGGGACCTACCGTTTCCAGACGTCCTCGTCCCAGTGGAGGCTTCGACATCATGGGTATTATTCGGAATGCCATCG
The sequence above is a segment of the Drosophila melanogaster chromosome 2L genome. Coding sequences within it:
- the CG17264 gene encoding uncharacterized protein, isoform A; this translates as MAVDMDMEAIKSLTSSQDVANQYDSNWKPDGTAKVLFSQKCSASEKKVTGAGCGHLLPSLSAAICVLIFQVGLAPAVSARSPANETAWPPMRHYDIWDDHLGEPGALEEDSFADEVNFRLQTGTPGELDIEMSLQEISDRNSSQANNRQGKVIHLFPVPVDGYCMSSDNRRIGNCLNAYECRQKDGQARGECAMGFGVCCVFLASCNTTITNNVTYIVSPEFPSFMPSNFTGCSLRVKMMSDEISQVRIDFHHFTLGQPNRRTGVCEGDIFSIGGGPGGNFSLCGQNSGQHLYYDVGTRASPRQSTLYGSLRPVDASTGPSNSTPTGDRFIDISLSLSSRLLPLRIWEMSVVQIPFSQRAPAGCLQYHTGTEGIMQTFNFAENGRHLANQNYRICVRQELDMCSIMYQPCDEQSFRIGGGGRMASRGGGTSEAAATTATSSPAPAQSDAAGATATTLGNAAVTTTAPTSSTLMQMLANMANSTTTTLMTMMSGNSTLAASSVSSGSTSSSSSSSTAAMSTTTTSTTPTPLRSSTEASTTSAAPASSPASDDVEGSGGEVGDDEDDDGGFLFFRSRPTTEGPTVSRRPRPSGGFDIMGIIRNAIDLPLKWRRRQARQFFSTCSDRITMPCIIEDFIGTGLGPLPGCEPVHCGAQFCSSGVWPCRIESTVTPFYIGVHFGNGQGAGKANAEDNVGACLRYSQVQCM